A region of Solanum dulcamara chromosome 7, daSolDulc1.2, whole genome shotgun sequence DNA encodes the following proteins:
- the LOC129896400 gene encoding uncharacterized protein LOC129896400, whose product MEDSSSSIPPNNASTSGAAKYLAGLPSRGLFSSTVLSSTPGGMRVYVCDHETSPPEDQLIKTNQQNILIRSLMLKKQRGDYSSKDGKGVSSSDNGRKRAADKALDSRASTKKATTSNNVASTQETSKTRTPEIQNLTVEKLRALLKEKGLSLRGRKDELIARLRGDT is encoded by the exons ATGGAGGATAGCTCATCATCCATTCCTCCGAACAATGCGTCAACTTCCGGTGCGGCCAAATACCTAGCCGGCCTCCCTTCTCGAGGCCTCTTTTCCTCCACCGTACTCTCCTCTACTCCG GGTGGAATGCGAGTATATGTTTGCGATCATGAAACGTCACCTCCGG AGGACCAGCTTATTAAGACAAACCAGCAAAACATATTGATTAGGTCTCTCATGCTTAAGAAGCAGAGAGGTGACTATAGTTCAAAAGATGGCAAGGGGGTTTCCTCAAGTGACAATGGTAGAAAAAG AGCTGCTGATAAAGCATTGGATAGTAGGGCATCAACCAAGAAGGCTACCACCAGTAACAACGTTGCCTCTACCCAAG AAACTTCAAAAACTCGTACACCTGAAATACAAAATTTGACTGTTGAGAAGCTACGGGCTCTGTTAAAGGAGAAAGGTCTTTCACTGAGAGGAAGGAAG GATGAACTAATTGCTCGGTTAAGGGGAGACACATGA